One window of the Buchnera aphidicola (Shivaphis celti) genome contains the following:
- the atpB gene encoding F0F1 ATP synthase subunit A, producing MFFLKISDPIQYIHHHLHFLQINIKNFKIIHDYDTVPAYLTLNIDSILFSLILGSTFLTFFFITYKKLSFNYPTNFQVGVEMIINFVNKNVQDICPTNNLLIAPLALTVFMWILLMNTMDLIPIDFIPYLFNKFFGLNYCRIVPSADVNITLSMALSIFILIIYFSCKNKGIIGFIKELVTHPFHHFCFYCFNFILESISLFAKPISLALRLFGNMYAGEMIFILISGFLPWWLQWTLSVPWSIFHILVIFLQAFIFMILTIVYLSIAMKKNND from the coding sequence ATGTTTTTTTTAAAAATATCTGATCCAATTCAATATATTCACCATCATTTACATTTTTTACAAATTAACATTAAAAATTTCAAAATCATTCATGATTATGATACTGTGCCTGCTTACTTGACATTAAATATTGATTCAATACTTTTTTCATTAATTTTAGGAAGTACATTTTTAACTTTTTTTTTTATTACATATAAGAAATTATCATTTAATTATCCGACAAATTTTCAAGTTGGTGTAGAAATGATTATAAATTTTGTCAACAAAAATGTTCAAGATATATGTCCAACAAATAATTTATTAATTGCTCCTTTAGCTTTAACAGTTTTTATGTGGATTTTATTAATGAATACAATGGATTTAATTCCAATAGATTTTATTCCATATTTATTCAATAAATTTTTTGGTTTAAATTATTGTAGAATTGTTCCATCTGCTGATGTGAATATTACATTATCAATGGCTTTATCAATATTTATTTTAATTATTTATTTTAGTTGTAAAAATAAAGGAATAATAGGATTTATAAAAGAATTAGTTACACATCCTTTCCATCATTTTTGTTTTTATTGTTTTAATTTCATATTAGAATCAATATCATTATTTGCTAAACCTATTTCTTTAGCTTTACGATTATTTGGTAACATGTATGCAGGAGAGATGATTTTCATATTAATTTCTGGATTTTTACCGTGGTGGTTACAATGGACATTAAGTGTTCCTTGGTCTATTTTTCATATTTTAGTGATTTTTTTACAAGCATTTATTTTTATGATATTAACAATAGTATATTTATCTATAGCGATGAAAAAAAATAATGATTAA
- the atpE gene encoding F0F1 ATP synthase subunit C: MNHVNLDILYLSAGIMIGLAAIGAAIGIGLLGGKFLEGAARQPDLIPILRTQFFVVMGLVDAIPMIAVGLGLYMIFAFSG; this comes from the coding sequence ATGAATCATGTAAATTTAGATATATTATATTTATCCGCTGGAATTATGATTGGTCTTGCTGCAATTGGAGCAGCTATTGGTATTGGATTACTTGGCGGTAAATTTTTAGAAGGTGCTGCAAGACAGCCAGATTTAATTCCAATACTCAGAACACAATTTTTTGTTGTTATGGGTTTAGTTGATGCAATACCTATGATTGCAGTAGGTTTAGGATTGTATATGATATTTGCATTCTCTGGTTAA